The Microbacterium foliorum genome has a window encoding:
- the murC gene encoding UDP-N-acetylmuramate--L-alanine ligase → MIRPDLSLPIPESISSAHFIGIGGSGMSGLARMFLDAGIRVSGSDRADSDNLRALAAAGAVVHVGHDAAHLGDADTVVHTGAIWPENPEFVTAKERGLHVIHRSQALHWLIGSRRLVSVAGAHGKTTSTGMIVTALQALGADPNFVNGGVIEQLGISSATGTGELFVIEADESDGTFLLYDTAVALITNVDPDHLDHYGSDEAFHDAFVRFADAATEAVVISSDDPGALRVGAGLSHPHVLTFGQAEDADVRVTDIVAAGPVSATVSHGDESVRLQLAVPGVHNAINAAGAITVLLAVGFGLAESARAVEGFAGTVRRLEQHGVERGVTVYDDYSHHPTEVRAALEAMRSLAGGGRIIAIQQPHTYSRTQHMFQEFADVLETHADHTVMLDVYGAREDPVPGVTGELVSGAFHDPARVHYVADWQQAADYTASVAREGDFVVTLGCGNVYQIIPQVLESLRTTGA, encoded by the coding sequence ATGATCAGACCTGACCTCTCCCTCCCGATCCCCGAGTCGATCTCCTCCGCCCACTTCATCGGCATCGGTGGTTCCGGCATGAGCGGCCTCGCCAGGATGTTCCTGGACGCGGGCATCCGGGTGTCCGGGAGCGACCGCGCCGACAGCGACAATCTGCGCGCCCTCGCGGCCGCCGGGGCGGTCGTCCATGTGGGGCACGACGCGGCTCACCTCGGCGACGCCGACACCGTGGTGCACACCGGCGCGATCTGGCCCGAGAACCCGGAGTTCGTCACGGCGAAGGAGCGCGGCCTGCACGTGATCCACCGTTCGCAGGCACTGCACTGGCTCATCGGTTCGCGCCGACTGGTCTCGGTCGCAGGTGCACACGGCAAGACCACGTCGACCGGCATGATCGTGACGGCTCTGCAGGCACTCGGAGCGGATCCGAACTTCGTCAACGGCGGTGTCATCGAGCAGCTGGGCATCTCCAGTGCGACGGGCACGGGGGAGCTGTTCGTGATCGAGGCCGACGAGTCCGACGGCACCTTCCTGCTCTACGACACGGCCGTGGCCCTCATCACCAACGTCGACCCCGACCACCTCGACCACTACGGTTCCGACGAGGCATTCCACGATGCGTTCGTCCGCTTCGCCGATGCCGCGACCGAGGCCGTCGTCATCTCCAGCGACGACCCGGGGGCATTGCGGGTCGGGGCAGGGCTGTCGCATCCGCACGTCCTCACCTTCGGACAGGCGGAGGATGCCGACGTCCGCGTCACCGACATCGTGGCAGCGGGGCCGGTCTCCGCGACGGTCAGCCACGGCGACGAGAGCGTCCGTCTGCAGCTCGCCGTGCCGGGAGTGCACAACGCGATCAACGCGGCAGGAGCCATCACGGTCCTCCTCGCCGTCGGCTTCGGGCTCGCCGAGTCCGCGCGTGCCGTCGAGGGCTTCGCCGGCACGGTGCGTCGTCTGGAGCAGCACGGCGTCGAACGCGGGGTGACGGTCTACGACGACTACTCGCACCACCCGACCGAGGTGCGCGCGGCGCTGGAGGCCATGCGTTCCCTCGCGGGCGGCGGGCGCATCATCGCGATCCAGCAGCCGCACACGTATTCGCGCACGCAGCACATGTTCCAGGAGTTCGCCGACGTGCTCGAGACCCACGCCGATCACACCGTGATGCTCGACGTCTACGGTGCGCGCGAAGATCCGGTCCCCGGCGTGACGGGTGAGCTGGTGAGCGGCGCGTTCCACGACCCGGCCCGTGTGCACTACGTGGCGGACTGGCAGCAGGCCGCCGACTACACGGCCTCCGTCGCGCGCGAGGGCGACTTCGTCGTGACTCTCGGCTGCGGCAACGTGTACCAGATAATCCCGCAGGTTCTCGAGTCGCTGCGCACCACCGGGGCCTAG
- a CDS encoding UDP-N-acetylglucosamine--N-acetylmuramyl-(pentapeptide) pyrophosphoryl-undecaprenol N-acetylglucosamine transferase, producing the protein MTSYLLAGGGTAGHVNPLLAVADGLRAREADADVLVLGTAEGLESRLVPARGYELLIVDKVPFPRRPNRQATSFPVRFRRAIAQVRDHIRAHDVDVVVGFGGYASAPAYVAARREGVPFVVHEANAKPGLANVLGARGAAATGVAFTGTRLRGSEVVGMPLRREVIELDRAAARDEAAVHFGLHAARPVLLVFGGSLGAQRLNDALADSWGDILATGWQLLHVTGERSDLVDPEVPGYALRRYVDRMDLAFALADLIVSRSGAATVSEISALGIPALYVPYSVGNGEQRLNAASAVAVGAARLLDDASFDGDAVRRIVIPVLNDPARIAQMAAAAEKVGTRSGTENVIALVDRALGVS; encoded by the coding sequence GTGACCTCGTACCTTCTCGCCGGCGGTGGCACTGCCGGTCACGTCAACCCCCTGCTCGCCGTCGCCGACGGACTGCGGGCCAGGGAGGCCGACGCCGATGTGCTCGTGCTCGGCACCGCCGAGGGGCTGGAGTCCCGACTCGTCCCCGCTCGCGGCTATGAGCTGCTGATCGTCGACAAGGTGCCCTTCCCTCGTCGTCCGAACCGACAGGCGACGTCGTTCCCTGTGCGGTTCCGCCGCGCCATCGCCCAGGTCCGCGACCACATCCGCGCCCACGACGTGGATGTCGTGGTGGGCTTCGGCGGGTACGCCTCCGCTCCGGCGTACGTCGCGGCCCGTCGCGAGGGCGTGCCCTTCGTCGTGCACGAGGCCAATGCCAAGCCGGGACTGGCCAACGTCCTCGGCGCGCGAGGAGCCGCGGCCACCGGAGTCGCCTTCACCGGCACCCGTCTGCGCGGCAGTGAAGTGGTGGGCATGCCTCTGCGCCGTGAGGTGATCGAGCTCGATCGCGCGGCGGCCCGCGACGAGGCGGCGGTGCACTTCGGACTCCACGCCGCCCGCCCGGTACTGCTCGTCTTCGGCGGTTCGCTCGGTGCCCAGCGCCTCAACGACGCGCTCGCGGATTCGTGGGGAGACATCCTCGCCACCGGCTGGCAGCTGCTCCATGTCACGGGGGAGCGCAGCGACCTCGTCGACCCCGAGGTGCCCGGATACGCGTTGCGGCGCTATGTGGACCGGATGGATCTCGCGTTCGCCCTCGCCGACCTGATCGTCTCGCGCTCCGGCGCCGCCACCGTCAGCGAGATCAGCGCGCTCGGCATCCCCGCCCTGTACGTGCCGTACTCGGTGGGCAACGGCGAGCAGCGGCTCAACGCCGCGTCGGCCGTCGCCGTCGGAGCGGCACGCCTGCTCGACGACGCGTCGTTCGACGGCGATGCCGTGCGCCGCATCGTGATCCCCGTCCTGAACGATCCGGCGCGGATCGCGCAGATGGCTGCGGCCGCCGAGAAGGTCGGGACGCGCAGCGGCACCGAGAACGTGATCGCCCTCGTGGATCGCGCACTCGGCGTCTCCTGA
- the ftsW gene encoding putative lipid II flippase FtsW has product MSGLAARVSLGRRFTPVSTEFLMIASAALMLTIFGLVMVLSATSATAVASGENPMDGALRQGIFAVLGVPLMFLISRLPIAFLKKMAWPALFGAVALQLLVFTPLGIEDGGNRNWIMVAGFTLQPSEFLKLALALWIGFVLMRKHTMLGTWHQVFIPVVPVGALAIGTVIAGKDLGTAMVLVIVLLGCLFFSGVKLRLFILPVLLGVVSVIALAITSPDRMRRITATCSDMSAYTGDCYQSIHGIWGMASGGIFGVGLGNSQEKYGWLPAAGNDFIFAIVGEELGLIGCIVVLALFTLFTVGAFHIIRKTADPFIRVAAGGITVWITGQAVFNIGVVIGLFPVMGVPLPFMSQGGTALLAVLIACGVLLSFARTIPAVEAQAPLRNATVGRGRVAR; this is encoded by the coding sequence ATGAGCGGTCTCGCCGCTCGCGTCTCGCTCGGCCGGAGGTTCACCCCGGTCTCCACCGAATTCCTCATGATCGCGTCGGCCGCGCTGATGCTGACCATCTTCGGACTCGTGATGGTGCTCTCGGCGACCAGCGCCACCGCGGTCGCCAGCGGCGAGAATCCGATGGACGGCGCCCTGCGCCAGGGCATCTTCGCCGTGCTCGGCGTCCCGCTCATGTTCCTGATCTCGCGTCTGCCGATCGCCTTCCTGAAGAAGATGGCGTGGCCTGCGCTCTTCGGTGCGGTCGCCCTCCAGCTCCTCGTGTTCACCCCCCTCGGCATCGAAGACGGCGGCAACCGCAACTGGATCATGGTCGCGGGCTTCACGCTGCAGCCGTCGGAGTTCCTCAAGCTCGCCCTCGCCCTCTGGATCGGCTTCGTGCTGATGCGCAAGCACACCATGCTCGGCACCTGGCACCAGGTCTTCATCCCCGTCGTCCCCGTCGGGGCGCTCGCGATCGGCACCGTCATCGCGGGCAAGGACCTCGGGACGGCGATGGTGCTCGTGATCGTCCTGCTCGGGTGCCTGTTCTTCTCCGGCGTGAAGCTGCGGCTGTTCATCCTGCCCGTGCTCCTCGGAGTCGTGTCGGTGATCGCTCTCGCCATCACCAGCCCCGACCGGATGCGGCGCATCACCGCGACCTGTTCCGACATGTCGGCCTATACGGGGGACTGCTACCAGTCGATCCACGGCATCTGGGGCATGGCCTCGGGCGGGATCTTCGGCGTCGGTCTCGGCAACTCGCAGGAGAAGTACGGCTGGCTGCCCGCCGCGGGGAACGACTTCATCTTCGCGATCGTCGGCGAGGAGCTCGGTCTGATCGGATGCATCGTCGTGCTCGCGCTCTTCACGCTGTTCACGGTCGGGGCCTTCCACATCATCCGCAAGACGGCCGACCCGTTCATCCGCGTCGCCGCCGGCGGCATCACGGTCTGGATCACCGGCCAGGCCGTCTTCAACATCGGCGTCGTGATCGGTCTCTTCCCCGTCATGGGAGTTCCGCTGCCGTTCATGTCTCAGGGCGGCACCGCGCTGCTCGCCGTGCTCATCGCCTGCGGAGTGCTCCTCTCCTTCGCGCGCACCATCCCCGCGGTCGAGGCTCAGGCTCCTCTGCGGAACGCGACAGTGGGGCGGGGTAGGGTCGCACGGTGA
- the murD gene encoding UDP-N-acetylmuramoyl-L-alanine--D-glutamate ligase: protein MSTDVRLATLTSWHADWSGLRVAVLGLSMTGFSVADTLTELGADVLVLSESAEEEYARLLPVIGARLELGPLATVPAALSGFDPEVIIASPGFSPAHPVIRWAQESGIALWGDVELAWRVRDKVRRADGSSADWVLITGTNGKTTTTQLTASLLVEGGLRAAPCGNIGVPILDAVRDPEGFDVLVVELSSHQLWYLGLSSAEGELYPHASVCLNLADDHLVWHGSADAYRDAKATVYRNTRVACVYNKADTATRTMVEQAEVVEGARAVGFDLGIPGPSDLGVVEGLVVDRAFLDDRARSALELTTVADLERVGLAAPHIVQNILAASALARSLGVEPEAIHAALQSFRLDEHRIQVIARHGGITWVDDSKATNPHAAASSLRAYPGAIWVVGGDLKGVDIGELVASVGATARAAVVIGVERGSVVAAFERHAPTVPVFEVDAGETDHVMNRVVEIAAGIVEGEGTVLLAPAAASFDQFSGYADRGHRFAEAVRDWIDRGNADDSGRTPPTV, encoded by the coding sequence GTGTCGACTGACGTCAGGCTCGCGACGCTGACCAGCTGGCACGCCGACTGGTCCGGCCTGCGCGTCGCCGTGCTCGGCCTGTCGATGACGGGCTTCTCGGTCGCCGACACACTGACCGAGCTCGGCGCCGATGTGCTCGTGCTCAGCGAGTCCGCCGAAGAGGAGTACGCCCGGCTGCTTCCGGTGATCGGAGCGCGCCTCGAGCTCGGTCCGCTGGCGACGGTGCCGGCCGCTCTGAGCGGATTCGATCCCGAGGTGATCATCGCCTCTCCGGGGTTCTCTCCCGCACATCCCGTGATCCGCTGGGCGCAGGAGTCCGGCATCGCTCTGTGGGGCGACGTCGAACTCGCCTGGCGCGTGCGCGACAAGGTGCGGCGAGCAGACGGCTCGTCTGCCGACTGGGTGCTGATCACCGGCACGAACGGCAAGACGACGACCACCCAGCTCACCGCGTCGCTGCTCGTCGAGGGCGGGCTGCGCGCCGCCCCCTGCGGCAACATCGGCGTGCCGATTCTGGATGCCGTGCGCGACCCCGAGGGCTTTGACGTCCTGGTGGTCGAGCTGTCCAGCCATCAGCTCTGGTATCTCGGTCTTTCGAGTGCCGAGGGCGAGCTGTACCCGCATGCGTCGGTGTGCCTCAACCTCGCGGACGATCATCTCGTGTGGCACGGCAGCGCCGATGCCTACCGCGATGCGAAGGCGACCGTCTATCGGAACACCCGCGTCGCGTGCGTCTACAACAAGGCCGACACGGCGACCCGCACCATGGTCGAACAGGCCGAGGTGGTCGAGGGCGCCCGTGCCGTCGGCTTCGACCTCGGCATCCCCGGTCCCAGTGACCTCGGCGTGGTGGAGGGGCTTGTCGTCGACAGGGCGTTCCTCGACGACAGGGCGCGCAGTGCGCTCGAGCTCACCACCGTCGCCGACCTGGAGCGGGTCGGTCTCGCGGCTCCGCACATCGTGCAGAACATCCTGGCCGCAAGCGCGCTCGCCCGGTCGCTGGGAGTCGAGCCGGAGGCGATCCACGCCGCGCTGCAGTCCTTCCGCCTCGACGAGCACCGCATCCAGGTCATCGCGCGCCATGGGGGCATCACCTGGGTGGACGACTCGAAGGCGACCAACCCGCATGCCGCGGCCTCGTCGCTGCGCGCATACCCCGGAGCGATCTGGGTGGTCGGCGGCGACCTCAAGGGCGTCGACATCGGCGAACTCGTCGCATCGGTCGGTGCGACGGCCAGGGCGGCGGTCGTGATCGGCGTCGAGCGCGGATCGGTGGTCGCGGCATTCGAGCGACACGCGCCGACGGTCCCGGTGTTCGAGGTGGATGCTGGCGAGACTGATCACGTCATGAATCGCGTCGTGGAGATCGCCGCGGGGATCGTCGAGGGTGAGGGCACAGTCCTGCTGGCCCCCGCAGCGGCATCCTTCGACCAGTTCTCCGGCTACGCGGATCGCGGACACCGCTTCGCCGAGGCGGTGCGGGACTGGATAGACCGGGGGAACGCCGATGACTCAGGTCGCACGCCCCCCACGGTCTGA
- the mraY gene encoding phospho-N-acetylmuramoyl-pentapeptide-transferase — MRSLIMAAAISLAFTLFLTPVFLRLFRKWGWGQVIRTPEAIENPSHEAKRGTPTMGGVIFILGTMVGYFTATYVGGGTPALSALLVLWLMVGFGAVGFIDDYMKVHSQRSLGLSGWRKIIGQLVVIIPFGIVALNFPNSFDQTPASGSISLFRDIPWLNLFAFAAILGWVLYLLWIAIIGVATSNSVNLTDGLDGLAAGAGVIVVGAYSLIAFWQFKQSCVGEGVEKAAFSGCYEVRDPFSLAIIAASVASSLIGFLWWNAPKAKVFMGDVGSMAIGGVITAMAILTRTELLLFIIAGVFVMASGSVILQRGYFKITRGKRLFLMSPFHHHLEMRGWSEVTIVVRMWIIAGLLAVSAVGLFYVEWLTRVD; from the coding sequence GTGAGGTCTCTCATCATGGCGGCCGCGATATCGCTCGCCTTCACCCTGTTCCTGACTCCCGTCTTCCTCCGGCTCTTCCGCAAGTGGGGTTGGGGGCAGGTCATCCGCACCCCCGAAGCGATCGAGAACCCGAGTCACGAGGCCAAACGCGGCACGCCCACCATGGGCGGTGTCATCTTCATCCTCGGCACGATGGTCGGCTACTTCACCGCGACGTACGTCGGCGGCGGCACCCCCGCGCTCTCCGCGCTGCTCGTGCTGTGGCTCATGGTCGGCTTCGGCGCCGTCGGTTTCATCGACGACTACATGAAGGTGCACAGCCAGCGCAGCCTCGGCCTGTCGGGATGGCGCAAGATCATCGGCCAGCTCGTCGTGATCATCCCGTTCGGCATCGTCGCCCTGAACTTCCCCAACTCGTTCGATCAGACCCCCGCATCCGGATCGATCTCGCTGTTCCGCGACATCCCGTGGCTGAACCTGTTCGCCTTCGCGGCGATCCTCGGATGGGTGCTCTACCTGCTGTGGATCGCGATCATCGGTGTCGCGACGTCCAACAGCGTGAATCTGACGGACGGTCTCGACGGGCTCGCAGCCGGTGCCGGCGTCATCGTCGTCGGCGCCTACAGCCTGATCGCCTTCTGGCAGTTCAAGCAGTCCTGCGTGGGGGAGGGTGTCGAGAAGGCGGCGTTCAGCGGATGCTACGAGGTCCGTGATCCGTTCAGCCTCGCGATCATCGCGGCATCGGTCGCCTCGAGCCTGATCGGGTTCCTGTGGTGGAACGCCCCCAAGGCGAAGGTCTTCATGGGCGATGTCGGATCGATGGCGATCGGCGGCGTGATCACCGCGATGGCGATCCTCACCCGCACCGAGCTGCTGCTCTTCATCATCGCCGGCGTGTTCGTCATGGCTTCGGGGTCGGTCATCCTGCAGCGCGGCTACTTCAAGATCACTCGCGGAAAGCGACTGTTCCTGATGAGCCCCTTCCATCATCATCTCGAGATGCGCGGATGGTCCGAGGTGACCATCGTGGTGCGCATGTGGATCATCGCAGGTCTCCTCGCCGTGTCGGCGGTCGGTCTGTTCTATGTGGAATGGCTGACCCGTGTCGACTGA
- a CDS encoding UDP-N-acetylmuramoyl-tripeptide--D-alanyl-D-alanine ligase encodes MIALSLAEIATVLGGDLRLAGPATAETIVDGIVDTDSREMGPGSIFVAKPGAETDGHRFVGAAREAGAALAIVEHVVDEDIPQIVVADAVTALADLAREVVARVRAAGDLRIVGITGSNGKTTTKNFLARILSDEGETVAPIKSYNNEVGAPVTMLRVTHGTRFLVSEFGADAPGSIARLAGLVHPDVAVVLMVGMAHAGGFGGIEATAKAKSELVSAATSSGTAVLNVDDFRVAAMSELATSRGMSVVGFGQSDAADIRAHDVEVTASGTTCVVEAGGERIPLRLQVLGAHHVGNALAAIAAARVLGVSTADAVARLETVEIAERWRMQPLGNDRVRIINDAYNASPDSMAAALRTLAQITGQDERTVAVLGAMSELGETAGEEHDRIGLLAVRLNIQRIVVVGPEARRLFISAISEGSWDSEAVFFPDQDAAFEYLRTELRDGDRVLVKSSNSVGLRHLGDRLGELFS; translated from the coding sequence ATGATCGCCCTGTCGCTTGCTGAGATCGCCACCGTGCTCGGGGGTGATCTCCGTCTCGCCGGTCCCGCGACCGCCGAGACCATCGTCGACGGAATCGTCGACACCGATTCCCGAGAGATGGGTCCCGGCTCGATCTTCGTCGCGAAGCCCGGTGCCGAGACCGACGGGCACCGGTTCGTCGGCGCAGCGCGCGAGGCGGGCGCGGCTCTCGCGATCGTCGAGCACGTGGTCGACGAGGACATCCCGCAGATCGTGGTCGCCGATGCCGTGACCGCCCTCGCGGATCTGGCCCGGGAGGTCGTCGCTCGCGTCCGCGCCGCCGGGGACCTCAGGATCGTGGGCATCACGGGCTCGAACGGCAAGACCACGACGAAGAACTTCCTCGCCCGCATCCTCTCCGACGAGGGTGAGACCGTCGCTCCCATCAAGTCGTACAACAACGAGGTGGGCGCGCCGGTGACGATGCTGCGCGTCACGCACGGCACCCGGTTCCTCGTCAGCGAGTTCGGGGCGGATGCTCCCGGCAGCATCGCACGGCTGGCAGGCCTCGTGCATCCCGATGTCGCGGTCGTCCTCATGGTGGGCATGGCCCACGCCGGAGGGTTCGGCGGCATCGAGGCGACGGCGAAGGCCAAGTCCGAGCTCGTCTCGGCGGCCACCTCTTCTGGCACCGCCGTGCTGAACGTGGACGACTTCCGAGTCGCCGCCATGAGCGAGCTGGCGACATCCCGAGGGATGTCGGTCGTCGGTTTCGGGCAGAGCGATGCCGCAGACATCCGCGCGCACGATGTCGAGGTGACCGCCTCGGGTACGACGTGCGTGGTGGAGGCAGGCGGAGAGCGGATCCCGCTGCGGCTCCAGGTGCTCGGCGCGCACCACGTGGGCAACGCGCTCGCGGCGATCGCCGCCGCTCGGGTGCTCGGAGTGTCGACCGCCGATGCCGTCGCGCGCCTCGAGACCGTCGAGATCGCCGAGCGCTGGCGGATGCAGCCCCTCGGCAACGACCGGGTGCGCATCATCAACGACGCGTACAACGCGAGCCCCGACTCGATGGCGGCAGCGCTGCGCACCCTCGCGCAGATCACCGGCCAGGACGAGCGCACCGTCGCCGTCCTCGGCGCCATGAGCGAGCTCGGCGAGACCGCGGGCGAGGAGCACGACCGGATCGGGCTGCTCGCCGTGCGCCTCAACATCCAGCGCATCGTGGTCGTCGGGCCGGAGGCACGCCGACTGTTCATCTCCGCGATCAGCGAGGGGTCGTGGGACAGCGAAGCCGTCTTCTTCCCCGACCAGGACGCGGCGTTCGAGTACCTGCGCACGGAGCTGCGTGACGGCGATCGCGTCCTCGTGAAGTCGTCCAACTCCGTGGGCCTGCGGCATCTCGGCGATCGTCTGGGAGAATTGTTCTCGTGA
- a CDS encoding peptidoglycan D,D-transpeptidase FtsI family protein, with protein sequence MTTRATRTPRRRTVVALAVILAVLGAFVVRLVDIQVVKADEHVAQSMEYIAHGTAIPGQRGSIVDADGSVLAESVLVYDAQLSPQVIRLLEEDDKNPPALPWAEASTRIAEIMGLDADKLRADVAAVLADNPDSQYFPLVKGLSTEKYIQLRDLKISSYLQMKPREVRVYPNGAVAGNLLGFLDGTSTAQAGVEKMDEKCLAPTDGEESYRTGKNGVVIPGSESRTDAVDGGSVQLTINSDLQWYMQQMIAEEAQTQGAKGGTVTVVEVGTGKIRAAAEWPTMDPNDLNASSPDTWGSKLFTYPFEPGSTFKPVTAAAIMENAGVTMTTPTVSASSHEKFENGAVINDAFVHPTFQYTLAGALIDSSNVALSKFGTMVSPDVRHDYLERFGVGTKTIGFPDETSGLLHPTSEWDNQSLYTTTFGQYFTVTAPQLAGAYQAIANGGEKIGLSLIESCTTPDGTVVTPDAPEHEQIIKTQTAADLTRMLENVAVQGGNAERIQVPGYRVTSKTGTAQIPDGNGGYKSGVYYTSMVGFAPVDDPQYVVVVTLDEPTRVTSSAATASAFQKAMTQTMKTYRVMPSSTPMDAPLPKFE encoded by the coding sequence ATGACGACACGAGCCACCCGGACGCCTCGGCGGCGCACGGTCGTCGCGCTGGCGGTGATCCTCGCGGTCCTCGGGGCGTTCGTCGTCCGACTCGTGGACATCCAGGTGGTCAAGGCCGACGAGCACGTCGCCCAGTCGATGGAGTACATCGCGCACGGTACGGCCATCCCCGGTCAACGCGGATCGATCGTCGACGCCGACGGCTCGGTGCTCGCCGAGAGCGTGCTGGTGTACGACGCGCAGCTCAGCCCGCAGGTCATCCGCCTGCTGGAGGAGGACGACAAGAACCCGCCGGCACTGCCCTGGGCGGAGGCGTCCACGCGCATCGCGGAGATCATGGGCCTGGATGCCGACAAGCTCCGCGCCGATGTCGCGGCGGTGCTCGCAGACAACCCCGACTCGCAGTACTTTCCGCTCGTGAAGGGGCTGAGCACCGAGAAGTACATCCAGCTGCGCGACCTCAAGATCTCTTCCTACCTCCAGATGAAGCCTCGCGAGGTCAGGGTCTACCCGAACGGTGCCGTGGCCGGGAACCTGCTGGGCTTCCTCGACGGCACGAGCACCGCTCAGGCCGGCGTCGAGAAGATGGACGAGAAGTGCCTGGCTCCGACCGATGGCGAGGAGTCGTACCGCACCGGCAAGAACGGCGTGGTCATCCCGGGCAGCGAGAGCAGGACCGACGCGGTCGACGGCGGCTCGGTGCAGCTGACCATCAACAGCGACCTGCAGTGGTACATGCAGCAGATGATCGCCGAAGAGGCGCAGACCCAGGGTGCCAAGGGCGGCACCGTCACCGTGGTCGAGGTCGGCACGGGCAAGATCCGCGCCGCGGCCGAATGGCCCACCATGGACCCCAACGACCTCAACGCCTCGTCGCCCGACACCTGGGGCAGCAAGCTCTTCACCTACCCGTTCGAGCCGGGCTCGACGTTCAAGCCGGTCACCGCCGCGGCGATCATGGAGAACGCCGGTGTCACGATGACGACCCCCACGGTGTCGGCGTCGTCGCACGAGAAGTTCGAGAACGGTGCCGTCATCAACGACGCCTTCGTGCACCCGACCTTCCAGTACACGCTCGCGGGCGCCCTCATCGACTCGTCGAACGTGGCGCTGTCGAAGTTCGGCACCATGGTCAGCCCGGACGTGCGCCACGACTACCTCGAGCGCTTCGGCGTCGGCACCAAGACGATCGGCTTCCCCGACGAGACGAGCGGACTGCTGCATCCCACCAGCGAGTGGGACAACCAGTCGCTGTACACGACCACCTTCGGGCAGTACTTCACGGTGACGGCCCCGCAGCTCGCCGGCGCCTACCAGGCGATCGCGAACGGCGGCGAGAAGATCGGTCTCTCGCTCATCGAGTCCTGCACCACGCCGGACGGCACCGTCGTCACCCCTGACGCTCCCGAGCACGAGCAGATCATCAAGACCCAGACGGCCGCGGACCTGACCCGGATGCTCGAGAACGTCGCCGTGCAGGGCGGCAACGCGGAGCGCATCCAGGTCCCCGGGTACCGCGTCACCAGCAAGACCGGTACGGCGCAGATCCCCGACGGCAACGGCGGCTACAAGTCCGGGGTCTACTACACGAGCATGGTGGGCTTCGCCCCCGTCGATGACCCCCAGTACGTCGTCGTGGTGACCCTCGACGAGCCGACTAGAGTTACATCGTCTGCCGCCACCGCATCGGCCTTCCAGAAGGCGATGACCCAGACCATGAAGACCTACCGCGTGATGCCGTCCTCCACTCCGATGGACGCACCGCTCCCGAAGTTCGAATAG
- the rsmH gene encoding 16S rRNA (cytosine(1402)-N(4))-methyltransferase RsmH, protein MNLRDIHTPVLLDRCVELLAPALQADGAVLVDATLGMGGHSEALLERFPHIRLVGLDRDTDALRIAGERLARFADRVTLVHTVYDEIGLHAQGAAGILFDLGVSSLQLDEAERGFAYSKDAPLDMRMDQTKGITAAEVIATYNEGNLRRIFERYGEEKLAGRYARFIIAAREKQPITRSGELVDILIAATPAAAQRAGHPAKRVFQALRIEVNAELNVLADAIPAAMDALAPSGRIVVMSYQSLEDRLVKQAFAAGAASTAPRGLPVELPEHAPRFRIITRGAELADDDERARNPRAIPVRLRAAEKVRENS, encoded by the coding sequence ATGAACCTCCGCGACATCCACACCCCCGTACTGCTCGACCGCTGCGTCGAGCTGCTCGCTCCGGCCCTTCAGGCTGACGGAGCGGTGCTCGTCGATGCCACGCTGGGCATGGGCGGCCACTCCGAGGCGCTCCTCGAGCGCTTCCCGCACATCCGTCTCGTCGGTCTCGACCGCGATACCGACGCCCTCCGCATCGCCGGAGAGCGGCTCGCGCGCTTCGCCGACCGCGTCACGCTGGTGCACACGGTCTATGACGAGATCGGACTGCACGCGCAGGGGGCCGCCGGCATCCTCTTCGACCTCGGCGTCTCATCGCTGCAGCTGGACGAAGCGGAACGCGGCTTCGCGTACTCGAAGGATGCTCCGCTGGACATGCGGATGGATCAGACGAAGGGCATCACCGCCGCCGAGGTCATCGCGACCTACAACGAGGGCAACCTCCGCCGCATCTTCGAGCGCTACGGCGAGGAGAAGCTCGCCGGTCGCTACGCCCGCTTCATCATCGCCGCGCGCGAGAAGCAGCCGATCACCCGCTCCGGCGAGCTCGTCGACATCCTCATCGCCGCGACGCCCGCCGCCGCCCAGCGTGCAGGGCACCCGGCGAAGCGCGTCTTCCAGGCACTGCGAATCGAGGTGAACGCCGAGCTCAACGTGCTCGCCGACGCGATCCCCGCCGCGATGGACGCCCTCGCGCCGAGTGGACGCATCGTGGTGATGTCGTACCAGTCCCTCGAAGACAGGCTCGTCAAGCAGGCGTTCGCCGCCGGCGCGGCATCCACCGCCCCTCGCGGCCTTCCGGTCGAGCTTCCGGAGCACGCGCCACGATTCCGCATCATCACCCGAGGTGCGGAACTCGCGGACGATGACGAGCGCGCACGCAATCCGCGGGCGATCCCGGTGCGCCTGCGCGCAGCCGAGAAGGTGCGGGAGAACTCATGA